ACAGTTGCTATTCTGTATGGGTTGGTCAGGAAGGACCCTCTGAGGAGGGTGAGGGATGAGCCTTGTTGGTGTCAGGGTTGGGCTAGGGAGAACTCAGGGAAAAGCATTCCAGAAGGGGCATAAGCCCTGTAGTGGAAAAACACCTGAACTTCAGGCAGCATTGTCATTGGAGCAGAAGAACCTGCCAGGCCACCACCTGGTGACAGACCGCACAACCTCCTAAGTTTCAGTAAGGGAGCTGAGTGTTTCTAGTGCCCTCTGACCACTGTCAGGTGAGAGGGTAGAAGCCAGGAGGCCAGGGAAGAGACAACTACTGTGGTCCAGatcttgggggagggaggaggaggagctggtgtgggtgtgggtgtgggggctgGCCCCAGGGAGAGAGATGAGTGGTTGGATTCGGGCCCATGTCTTGAAGGGCAGGACTGACAGAATTTGTTGACCCACTAGATATAGGGTGGGAAGAGAGGCGCCAAGGAGGGTGCCAAGGTTTTTGCCTGGACTATGCCAAGCGTGAAGTTGCTCTTTATCAGTAGGAAATGTTGGGCGGGTTTGAGGGAAGAGAGTGTGGTGGGGTGGAAAGGGAGGTGCACACGTGAAAACATTGAATAGCAGCCCGAGGTTAAGGGCAGAGGCCCGGTCTTGAGACATTTGGGAGTTGTTGGCCCAGAGGTAGCACAAAACCCTGAGGTTGGACAAGATCATGCAAGGAGTGAACATAGACAGAGGGGGGGCAAGGACTGGGCCCAGCCAGCTTCCCATTAGAGGTCAGGGAGTGAAATAAGTTAAGGAATTGCCAGTGACATGAGACTTTGAAGCCAGGGTGTGGACTCTTCCCAGAGGGAGGGGGTCAGCTGCATCAAAGGCTGTTGAAAGGCCAAGAAAGATGAGGACTGAGCCAGCACTGGATTCGACCACCAGGTTGTCATATGGGTGGTGTAAGTCAGGTCAGGGGAATGGTGGGTGTGGAGGCAGCCCAGAGCCTGGAAAGACTGGGACAAAACAAGACAAGTCACCTGTCCTGGAAGCTCTGTGACTGGGCCCGACCCACTCTACCCGCAGGCCCCTTCTGGATCTGCGCCACACTGGCCTTTGTCCTGGCCGTCACTGGGAACCTGACAGTGGTGCTGGCCCAGAGGAGGGACCCTTCCATCCACTACAGCCCCCAGTTCCACAAGGGTAAGCAAAGCAGGCAAGGCCCAGCACCTGGTGGGGCTAGGGGTGCCATGGGGCCCCAGAGGTGACTGCCTACCTTGCCTCCCAGTGACGGTGGCTGGCATCACCATCTACTGCTATGCCTGGCTGGTGCCACTCGCACTGTGGGCCTTCTTGCAGTGGCGCAAGGGTGTCCGGGAGCGCATGGGGCCTTACACATTCCTGGAGACTGTGTGCTTCTATGGCTACTCCCTCTTCATCTTCATTCCCACTGTGGTGAGTAaggcccagggggtgggggatggcgtATGCCATGGAGAAACCTGGTAGCTACCTGCCCATGTTGTCCCCAGGTCCTGTGGCTGATCCCTGTCCCATGGCTACAGTGGCTCTTTGGGGCATTGGCTCTGGCCCTGTCAGCTGCTGGCCTGGTGTTCACCCTCTGGCCCATTGTACGCGAGGACACCAGATTGGTGGCCTCCATGCTGCTATCTGCTGTCGTACTACTCCACGCCCTCCTGGCCATGGGTTGTAAGGTATGGGTCTGGGGTGGTCAGTTGGACTTCAGGGTTGGGGGTCAGCTTGCTGGCCCTGATGCTAACATCAGGGGTCTGGgttcagttttactttttccagcCACTGCCTCTGGAGCACATGGCACCTGCACACCAGGACACATCTCTGCACCCAAACGTAGTCCTGACACCCACCCCGCCAAGGCCTATGATAACCGAAGGCCTGAGGCTACAGGTAAGGAATTATTTCCAACTGTGGCTAAAGGGCTTCCAGCCTCTGCCCCGCAAGAGCCACTGGCAGAGTTTCTCTTTCAGGTCTAACAGGAGGGAcactgcctgccctgcccccaagatGATGAGTGAAGGTTCCCTTGACATTTCAAGATCACTCTGCTACTTTCCAGACTTTTCTTACAAAgcaaacacttttattttctatgcaAAGGTGATTCAGAGAATTTATATAAAGGTGGGAGACGGGTGGCTGAACTAGGAGCTCCCAGTGCAGCTGTTGCCCCACGGGCCACCTGCTGGGCCTTCCCCTGAGGGTCCAGCAGGAAAGCAAAGGGTCACTCCAGCCTCAGCTATGCCCCACCCTTGGCTCCACCACATCCAAGTTTGGGGGTGTTAGAAATGGGGGGAGCAGAAGTAGAAGAAAATTGCCTGTGCTGAAACacatttccttgtttattttgttttttcttttttttttttttttttgagggaaatATCCCTGCAAGGCCCCTTCCCAGACTGAGAAGGGACCAAAATGCCATCATCATAGTAGGGACTGGAGCATCTACAAATACGGAGGGAAATACACAGGCCTAATGTCAGCTACAAGGAGAAAGGACGCCTTCCATGACATGTCCTTGAGGTTTCTCTGTGTCTGCCCCAGTGGCTGacagggaccctcctcccctccaggcccacAGGCCTCCTATTCTAGCTCTTGGCAGGGGGACCCAGACAGGCTCAGGGACAGGACAGCAGCAAGAGGCAGGGGCTGGACGGAGGGCCTTCCCAACAGCTGGGGTGGGTTGTACATTCAAGTGTGAGGTGAACCCTTTTGTGAGAGGGGCCTGTGGGGCTACACAAGCCTGGCCCCACCTTGTCCTGAAGACCTGGCAGGGCCACCCCTCACCACCGAGCCTCTGAGCTGGGGACAGGGGCTGCTGGCTCGGCCCGGCCGGCCTGGTTTTTTCAGAGGGTCTGTGGATTGACACTggttctttttgtaaaaaaataaaattaaaaaaagcagcATGTCACGCCCATTGTGACCAACGCCTGGTAGTTGAAGGGGAGGCCCCATCTAGCTAGGACTGCCTTCCCACTGGAGATAGGCAAGGGAGGGCAGGCGCCAGGGAACTGGGCGGGGCTAGTTGCTCCCTGCCACCTGCCAGCAGGGCCTGCAGCTGTCAGGCCTGGACACGCCTGTTCCATTAGATGTTAAGTCCAGGTCAGgatggagagggcaggaggggggaacAGGGCTCCCACAACATGATCTTGTGTAAAATATGGCAGCGACACGCGCTCAGAGCCAAGATGTGgtggatggtggggtgggagcgGCGGCAGCAATGTTGTGTAAAAAAGTGTCCAAGTTCCCATAGCAAAGAGGACTGTGACTGGTGTTTGGGCTTCTCCAGTACAGGGTGAAAGCCGCCCGGGCAGAGggatgggtgggcagggtctTCATTTGGTTTCCTGGTGCTGTCAGTCCATTCCCCACTGGAGGGGCCTAGCTCCCGTAGTGCATGGTGTTGGTTGGGATGGACATGGGTGAGGCCATGGAGATGGCAGGGCCGCCCATGGTGAACTGGCTGTTGACTGCATAGTGGGCGCTGGAGCCTCCGCCACTGCCGCCTTGGGTGCCGGAGGACCCTGTGGAGCAGGACACGGGCACTGAGGGACAGCCCTGCCCCTCgcctgcccagccccacagcagagtcacagggagagagagagcaggcgaGAGGGCCAGTGGGTGGCCCAGCAGTCAGCATGCTCACACCCAGGTGACCCTCCCCCTCCATTACCTTGGACAATCCCTGTGCTCATTATGGAGCCCATCCGGGAGTGGGTGTGATTGACAATCCCCGTGTTGGCTGCgcagcagaggaggaaggaagggagacggCGTCACCGCCCCCAGCCAGCTCAGGCCCATGTTCTGCCTGAGGTAGGCACTCCCACTCACACTGTCAccagggtgcagggagggggagTGCAGCAGTGGCAGAGCGAGGCAGAAAGGAATGAGGACCTCAGCCAGGAGCCCCAGGAAGAGGAACAGGTGATACAGAAGGCCCAAGCACATGGGCCATCCTGGGCAGCAAACCCTCCCCCCATTCCCCAGACCCAGGGACACTCACCTAAAGGAATCAGATTGTTGTGGCCCACACTGGAGCCGCCAGAGATAACACTGCTCAGGTCGTAGGCAGTTGGCATCCCTGTGTCCAGAGAGGGGGATGTCAGGGGTGGGGACCGTGTCCTGTTCGGGGTTCCAGGGGCCAGAACTGCCAGCTTTACCCAGGGAGTGCTAGTAGGTGTGACCAGGAAGTGGCTCCTCCACACATACCCCAAACAGGGACTTGCTCACCAGTCACGGTCATCCCACTGCTGAGGTTGTAGGTGCTGCCTGTGTTCCACATGTTCTCTGAGGGGGATGTGTAgtgggagccaggtgggggtgagggtgtcgTGCCTGTGTA
The sequence above is a segment of the Myotis daubentonii chromosome 5, mMyoDau2.1, whole genome shotgun sequence genome. Coding sequences within it:
- the YIPF2 gene encoding protein YIPF2, coding for MAAADELAFHEFEEATNLLAETPDVTTISRSDPRTPEGQVAVAVGSGGGYGAEDEVESDKTALLQEQQPQPGFWTFSYYQSFFDVDTSQVLDRIKGSLLPRPGHSFVRHHLRNRPDLYGPFWICATLAFVLAVTGNLTVVLAQRRDPSIHYSPQFHKVTVAGITIYCYAWLVPLALWAFLQWRKGVRERMGPYTFLETVCFYGYSLFIFIPTVVLWLIPVPWLQWLFGALALALSAAGLVFTLWPIVREDTRLVASMLLSAVVLLHALLAMGCKFYFFQPLPLEHMAPAHQDTSLHPNVVLTPTPPRPMITEGLRLQV